A DNA window from Accipiter gentilis chromosome 30, bAccGen1.1, whole genome shotgun sequence contains the following coding sequences:
- the GLO1 gene encoding lactoylglutathione lyase: MAAPAELSGLSDEAAYGACSEPDASTKDFLLQQTMLRVKDPKKSLDFYTRVLGMTLLQKFDFPTMKFSLYFLAYEDKNDIPKDKTKRTAWTFSRKATLELTHNWGTENDENQSYHNGNSDPRGFGHIGIAVPDVNKACKRFEELGVKFVKKPDDGKMKGLAFVQDPDGYWIEILNPNHMVTLT, from the exons ATGGCGGCCCCGGCAGAGCTCAGCGGCCTCAGCGACGAGGCGGCCTATGGCGCCTGCTCGGAGCCGGATGCCAGCACGAAG GATTTTTTGTTGCAGCAGACGATGTTGAGAGTAAAGGATCCTAAGAAGTCATTGGATTTTTATACAAGAGTTCTTGGAATGAC ACTGCTTCAAAAATTTGACTTTCCTACTATGAAGTTCTCGCTCTATTTTCTGGCGTATGAAGATAAAAATGATATCCCAAAAGATAAAACTAAGCGAACAGCCTGGACCTTCTCTAGAAAAGCTACACTTGAACTGACACA CAACTGGGGCACTGAAAATGATGAAAATCAGTCTTATCACAATGGCAATTCAGATCCCCGAGGATTTG GACATATTGGAATTGCTGTCCCCGATGTCAATAAAGCTTGTAAGAGGTTTGAAGAACTAGGAGTGAAATTTGTGAAAAAACCAGATGATG gtAAAATGAAAGGACTTGCATTTGTTCAGGATCCTGATGGCTACTGGATTGAAATTTTGAATCCTAACCATATGGTGACTCTCACTTAG